One Brassica napus cultivar Da-Ae chromosome A5, Da-Ae, whole genome shotgun sequence DNA window includes the following coding sequences:
- the LOC111200015 gene encoding uncharacterized protein LOC111200015: MRMLLVVDFCLCLVCFVFHFCFSKNLFFNPIKNFRFCKNRFSANQFCKIWKTRRDVIWKICKERETDTKSVAIILERVPEEGEPISKQIRVPRRGREAMTEAFEGWNQWLEDACLFWRPGDYNYQTPKHDPKKAIYTPEQEQERFKEEVENSEGFDIDFDSFRCVFNYHRAYLDANEFVDEPDTTGDLLVRLSKEALDGRNGTYKTDFEFVSVVKANFHYSAGFMFLITFEVRDPYDGLIKPFQARVRHLKHTFTEHVFCRPKPNAGVEYYGTAKTDFQKDTKKQRLE; this comes from the exons ATGAGGATGCTCTTAGTTGTTgacttttgtttgtgtttagtttgttttgtttttcatttttgtttttccaaaaatttattttttaatccaatcaaaaattttagattttgtaaAAATCGGTTTTCTGCAAatcaattttgtaaaatatggaAGACTAGGCGGGATGTAATATGGAAAATATGCAAGGAGAGGGAAACGGATACAAAATCGGTTGCTATTATATTAGAGAGAGTTCCAGAAGAAGGGGAACCGATCTCAAAACAAATTAGGGTTCCAAGGAGAGGGAGGGAGGCGATGACTGAAGCATTTGAAG GCTGGAATCAATGGCTCGAAGATGCGTGTTTGTTTTGGCGACCTGGGGATTATAACTATCAGACGCCTAAGCATGATCCCAAAAAGGCTATCTACACACCTGAGCAAGAGCAAGAACGATTTAAAGAAGAAGTAGAAAATAGCGAG GGTTTCGACATCGATTTCGATAGCTTCCGTTGCGTTTTCAACTACCATCGTGCTTACCTCGACGCAAATGAGTTCGTGGATGAGCCAGACACCACTGGAGATTTACTCGTGAGGCTATCCAAGGAAGCCCTCGATGGTCGCAATGGAACATAT aagacaGATTTCGAGTTTGTGAGCGTTGTTAAAGCCAACTTTCACTACTCTGCTGGATTCATGTTTCTCATAACGTTTGAAGTTCGTGATCCTTATGATGGTCTGATCAAACCATTCCAAGCAAGGGTGCGCCACCTTAAACATACCTTCACCGAGCATGTCTTCTGCAGGCCTAAACCCAACGCCGGAG tgGAATACTATGGGACTGCCAAGACAGATTTCCAGAAAGATACCAAGAAACAAAG ATTGGAGTAG